A part of Thalassophryne amazonica chromosome 3, fThaAma1.1, whole genome shotgun sequence genomic DNA contains:
- the LOC117506351 gene encoding specifically androgen-regulated gene protein isoform X1, producing MMTVTDRAHRSGSCDGVVNANPGFQSDDSLEHLSAEEKACLVFLEETIESLDNEDDSGLSNDEPDQLPSPGNVATKMADLSASMTKSKLSDSLKHASAKPLRENVDTTYVQRYMVPTPLVVASSAGSVGTSVPSAKPRIPPDRDFSSKTQDTASSNKTSFQDSQKHVSGSVNNVINVGPSSTKHKDYAGTSEAPLSRGPLSYDALVHLRRSASTKKTPLCPTVDHTIDFDKQPPLTMEGPNHDSVLKTPIGVSKSKPSPPVVAPKPKRIPPNISLKAYQEPSKTPDCSNVVAHVADPQVVRVEALQKLGLLEDEDTEKAAVAPLSPSKSLSLEQTCNRLGRRPVYANPTRSPSFSDSQVLREPNNKSLQSTASFHHYSRCEQMSVKCLAQPNGLKAARLQRSSTQDRQRNDRKPPEAQHSRVAEPATDASEALFVPQKPSNSVGYSVMMVPGMGADRKEALRKLGLLKE from the exons ATGATGACCGTTACGGACCGTGCGCATAGATCTGGCAGCTGTGACGGTGTCGTCAATGCTAATCCTGGTTTT CAGAGTGATGATAGTCTAGAACACCTGTCTGCTGAAGAGAAGGCCTGTCTTGTGTTTCTGGAGGAGACGATTGAGTCATTGGACAATGAGGACGACAGTGGACTGTCCAATGATGAACCTGACCAGTTGCCCAGCCCTGGGAATGTTGCTACCAAAATGGCTGACCTGTCAGCTTCCATGACCAAGAGCAAGCTCAGTG ATTCACTGAAACATGCTTCTGCAAAACCACTGAGGGAAAATGTTGACACCACATATGTGCAGAGATACATGGTCCCTACACCTCTTGTTGTGGCAAGCAGTGCAGGAAGTGTAGGAACCTCTGTGCCCAGTGCAAAACCAAGAATCCCTCCTGACAGGGACTTCAGCTCTAAAACTCAAGACACTGCTTCAAGCAACAAAACTTCTTTCCAGGACAGTCAGAAACATGTTTCTGGAAGTGTGAACAATGTCATCAATGTGGGACCATCTTCCACCAAACACAAGGATTACGCTGGTACATCTGAAGCTCCTTTATCTAGAGGACCTTTGTCCTATGATGCACTTGTCCATCTGCGAAGGAGTGCTTCCACAAAAAAGACCCCATTATGTCCCACAGTTGATCATACTATAGACTTTGATAAGCAGCCACCTCTTACAATGGAAGGTCCAAACCATGACAGTGTGTTGAAAACACCCATAGGGGTTTCAAAATCTAAGCCTAGTCCTCCTGTTGTGGCCCCCAAACCAAAACGTATTCCTCCCAATATATCTCTGAAGGCATACCAAGAACCATCCAAAACACCAGATTGTTCAAACGTTGTTGCACATGTAGCAGATCCTCAGGTAGTGAGAGTGGAAGCATTGCAGAAGCTGGGCCTGCTGGAAGATGAAGATACAGAAAAGGCAGCAGTAGCTCCACTGTCACCCTCTAAGTCTTTGTCTTTGGAACAAACATGTAACAGATTGGGAAGACGTCCAGTTTATGCTAATCCAACAAGAAGTCCTTCCTTTTCTGATTCACAAGTGCTCAGAGAGCCCAACAACAAGTCTCTGCAGAGTACTGCCAGTTTCCACCACTATTCAAGATGTGAGCAAATGTCTGTCAAATGTCTTGCACAACCAAATGGATTGAAGGCAGCCCGACTACAAAGGTCATCTACCCAGGATAGACAGCGAAATGACAGAAAACCTCCAGAAGCACAACACAGCAGAGTTGCTGAACCAGCAACAGACGCCTCTGAAGCGCTTTTTGTCCCCCAAAAGCCCTCAAATTCTGTGGGCTACAGTGTGATGATGGTGCCGGGAATGGGAGCTGATCGTAAAGAAGCACTCCGGAAGCTGGGACTGCTGAAAGAATGA
- the LOC117506351 gene encoding specifically androgen-regulated gene protein isoform X2: protein MMTVTDRAHRSGSCDGVVNANPGFSDDSLEHLSAEEKACLVFLEETIESLDNEDDSGLSNDEPDQLPSPGNVATKMADLSASMTKSKLSDSLKHASAKPLRENVDTTYVQRYMVPTPLVVASSAGSVGTSVPSAKPRIPPDRDFSSKTQDTASSNKTSFQDSQKHVSGSVNNVINVGPSSTKHKDYAGTSEAPLSRGPLSYDALVHLRRSASTKKTPLCPTVDHTIDFDKQPPLTMEGPNHDSVLKTPIGVSKSKPSPPVVAPKPKRIPPNISLKAYQEPSKTPDCSNVVAHVADPQVVRVEALQKLGLLEDEDTEKAAVAPLSPSKSLSLEQTCNRLGRRPVYANPTRSPSFSDSQVLREPNNKSLQSTASFHHYSRCEQMSVKCLAQPNGLKAARLQRSSTQDRQRNDRKPPEAQHSRVAEPATDASEALFVPQKPSNSVGYSVMMVPGMGADRKEALRKLGLLKE, encoded by the exons ATGATGACCGTTACGGACCGTGCGCATAGATCTGGCAGCTGTGACGGTGTCGTCAATGCTAATCCTGGTTTT AGTGATGATAGTCTAGAACACCTGTCTGCTGAAGAGAAGGCCTGTCTTGTGTTTCTGGAGGAGACGATTGAGTCATTGGACAATGAGGACGACAGTGGACTGTCCAATGATGAACCTGACCAGTTGCCCAGCCCTGGGAATGTTGCTACCAAAATGGCTGACCTGTCAGCTTCCATGACCAAGAGCAAGCTCAGTG ATTCACTGAAACATGCTTCTGCAAAACCACTGAGGGAAAATGTTGACACCACATATGTGCAGAGATACATGGTCCCTACACCTCTTGTTGTGGCAAGCAGTGCAGGAAGTGTAGGAACCTCTGTGCCCAGTGCAAAACCAAGAATCCCTCCTGACAGGGACTTCAGCTCTAAAACTCAAGACACTGCTTCAAGCAACAAAACTTCTTTCCAGGACAGTCAGAAACATGTTTCTGGAAGTGTGAACAATGTCATCAATGTGGGACCATCTTCCACCAAACACAAGGATTACGCTGGTACATCTGAAGCTCCTTTATCTAGAGGACCTTTGTCCTATGATGCACTTGTCCATCTGCGAAGGAGTGCTTCCACAAAAAAGACCCCATTATGTCCCACAGTTGATCATACTATAGACTTTGATAAGCAGCCACCTCTTACAATGGAAGGTCCAAACCATGACAGTGTGTTGAAAACACCCATAGGGGTTTCAAAATCTAAGCCTAGTCCTCCTGTTGTGGCCCCCAAACCAAAACGTATTCCTCCCAATATATCTCTGAAGGCATACCAAGAACCATCCAAAACACCAGATTGTTCAAACGTTGTTGCACATGTAGCAGATCCTCAGGTAGTGAGAGTGGAAGCATTGCAGAAGCTGGGCCTGCTGGAAGATGAAGATACAGAAAAGGCAGCAGTAGCTCCACTGTCACCCTCTAAGTCTTTGTCTTTGGAACAAACATGTAACAGATTGGGAAGACGTCCAGTTTATGCTAATCCAACAAGAAGTCCTTCCTTTTCTGATTCACAAGTGCTCAGAGAGCCCAACAACAAGTCTCTGCAGAGTACTGCCAGTTTCCACCACTATTCAAGATGTGAGCAAATGTCTGTCAAATGTCTTGCACAACCAAATGGATTGAAGGCAGCCCGACTACAAAGGTCATCTACCCAGGATAGACAGCGAAATGACAGAAAACCTCCAGAAGCACAACACAGCAGAGTTGCTGAACCAGCAACAGACGCCTCTGAAGCGCTTTTTGTCCCCCAAAAGCCCTCAAATTCTGTGGGCTACAGTGTGATGATGGTGCCGGGAATGGGAGCTGATCGTAAAGAAGCACTCCGGAAGCTGGGACTGCTGAAAGAATGA